From Aristaeella lactis, the proteins below share one genomic window:
- the ffh gene encoding signal recognition particle protein: MAFEGLSEKLQGALRKMTGRGRLTEQAVKEGMREVRMALLEADVNYAVAKDFIRKVTDRCVGADVLSSLTPSQQVIRIVNEEMTELMGSTNAKLNWSSSVPTIFMLCGLQGAGKTTMCAKLAGYLIKQGKKPMLAACDIYRPAAIKQLQVVGQQVNVPVFEKGTQDPVKTAKEAIEYARYYQRDVLIIDTAGRLHIDENLMDELLRIQKAVSPTEVLLTVDAMTGQDAVNVAKAFDEKLGVTGVILTKLDGDTRGGAALSIKAVTGKPIKFSGIGEKLTDIEPFHPDRMASRILGMGDVLTLIDKATEAFDEQDAGKFARKGLNNKLTLEDFLDQMQSMKKMGGLRSMISMLPGMSGKDIDVDDNAMKKPEAIIRSMTPKERKDPSILNASRRKRIAAGSGTTVQDVNTLIRQFEQAQQMMKRMMGTKGKKALRGMRFPGM; the protein is encoded by the coding sequence ATGGCATTTGAAGGCTTGAGCGAAAAGCTCCAGGGCGCCCTGCGGAAAATGACCGGCCGCGGCCGGCTGACAGAGCAGGCTGTTAAGGAAGGCATGCGTGAAGTCCGTATGGCCCTGCTGGAGGCTGACGTCAACTACGCTGTCGCGAAGGATTTCATCCGCAAGGTCACAGACCGCTGTGTCGGCGCGGACGTTCTTTCCTCCCTCACCCCCAGCCAGCAGGTTATCCGTATTGTCAATGAAGAGATGACCGAGCTGATGGGCAGCACCAACGCCAAACTGAACTGGTCTTCTTCCGTTCCGACGATCTTTATGCTCTGCGGCCTGCAGGGCGCCGGTAAAACCACCATGTGCGCCAAGCTCGCCGGATACCTGATCAAGCAGGGTAAAAAGCCCATGCTTGCCGCCTGCGATATCTACCGTCCCGCCGCCATTAAACAGCTGCAGGTGGTCGGCCAGCAAGTAAACGTCCCCGTGTTCGAAAAGGGCACCCAGGACCCGGTGAAAACCGCGAAGGAAGCCATTGAGTACGCCCGTTACTATCAGCGGGATGTACTGATCATCGATACAGCCGGCCGCCTGCATATTGATGAAAACCTGATGGATGAGCTGCTTCGGATCCAGAAAGCGGTCTCCCCCACGGAAGTTCTGCTGACGGTTGACGCCATGACCGGTCAGGATGCCGTGAATGTCGCCAAGGCCTTCGATGAAAAGCTCGGCGTCACCGGCGTTATCCTCACAAAGCTGGACGGCGACACCCGCGGCGGCGCGGCGCTGTCCATCAAGGCCGTCACCGGCAAGCCGATCAAATTCAGCGGTATCGGCGAAAAGCTCACCGATATCGAGCCCTTCCATCCGGACCGCATGGCCAGCCGCATCCTCGGCATGGGCGATGTGCTCACCTTGATCGACAAGGCCACGGAAGCCTTCGATGAACAGGATGCCGGAAAATTCGCCCGCAAAGGCCTGAACAACAAGCTCACCCTGGAAGACTTCCTGGACCAGATGCAGAGCATGAAAAAGATGGGCGGCTTGCGCAGCATGATCAGCATGCTTCCCGGCATGAGCGGCAAGGATATCGACGTGGATGACAACGCCATGAAGAAACCCGAAGCCATCATCCGCTCCATGACGCCGAAGGAGCGCAAGGATCCCTCCATCCTGAACGCCAGCCGCCGCAAGCGTATTGCCGCCGGCTCCGGCACCACCGTACAGGATGTGAACACCCTGATCCGCCAGTTTGAGCAGGCACAGCAGATGATGAAGCGCATGATGGGCACCAAAGGGAAAAAGGCCCTGCGCGGCATGCGTTTCCCCGGGATGTAA
- a CDS encoding carbohydrate ABC transporter permease encodes MIKAATIRKPAVSHIQRKLIPSYIFLTIMSILSVFPLYWMFTAATNTSLEVAQGKVWFGNYLAENYKNLIDQQNLWQAMGNSFFYAIVQTLATLLICSLAGYGFELYHDRGKDRLFAILLLAMMVPQVATLIPLFTMISQMKLLNSVLAFIIPGLATPFMIMMFRQNSRNFPMDTMEAARIDGLSEIGIFFRMYIPMMKATYAASAVIIFMNSWNAYMWPRTVMKGNAVQTMPMLIANMSNGYAVDYGMLMLGVLFCSLPTIIVFFVLQKQFAEGITGSVK; translated from the coding sequence GTGATTAAGGCTGCAACGATCCGGAAACCGGCGGTTTCCCATATTCAGCGCAAGCTGATCCCAAGCTATATCTTCCTGACGATCATGTCGATCCTGTCCGTGTTCCCGCTGTACTGGATGTTTACCGCCGCGACGAACACATCTCTGGAAGTGGCACAGGGTAAAGTCTGGTTCGGCAATTACCTGGCGGAGAACTACAAGAACCTGATTGACCAGCAGAACCTGTGGCAGGCGATGGGGAATTCCTTCTTCTACGCGATTGTCCAGACACTGGCGACACTGCTGATCTGCTCCCTGGCTGGATACGGTTTTGAATTGTATCACGACAGGGGAAAGGACCGGCTGTTTGCCATCCTGCTACTGGCTATGATGGTTCCCCAGGTAGCCACGCTGATTCCGCTGTTCACCATGATCTCCCAAATGAAGCTGCTGAACAGCGTACTCGCGTTTATCATCCCCGGACTGGCTACCCCGTTCATGATCATGATGTTCCGGCAGAATTCACGGAATTTCCCCATGGACACCATGGAGGCGGCCCGGATTGACGGGTTGAGCGAGATCGGGATCTTCTTCCGGATGTATATTCCGATGATGAAGGCTACCTACGCGGCATCCGCGGTTATCATATTCATGAACAGCTGGAATGCCTATATGTGGCCCAGGACAGTTATGAAAGGGAACGCGGTCCAGACCATGCCGATGCTGATCGCCAATATGTCGAACGGATACGCAGTAGACTATGGTATGCTGATGCTGGGCGTTCTGTTCTGCTCCCTGCCGACCATTATTGTGTTCTTTGTGCTGCAGAAGCAGTTCGCAGAAGGCATCACGGGTTCTGTAAAATAG
- a CDS encoding MBL fold metallo-hydrolase has product MELHLLGINGPFPQSCGATSGYLLEAGDSLFQFDLGSGVLGLLTSLTAPETLSALFVSHWHYDHTADIPVLMYRLQAYGQVLPVYGPEDPSSPVFQLVSSVPCFAFTKVSAGQVLNVNGTEVRVNAARHPVPSVGYCLSCDGKTFGYTGDTNTLSSLADDYRGCSLLLADGLFPSDSWSDQKPHLSAELAARLAQEAGADDLIITHLNPLYPRRILLEEARSVFPRAKLAEAGAVISL; this is encoded by the coding sequence ATGGAACTGCATCTGCTTGGCATTAACGGTCCTTTTCCCCAAAGCTGCGGAGCAACCTCCGGTTATCTGCTGGAGGCGGGAGACAGCCTCTTTCAGTTTGATCTGGGAAGCGGTGTGCTTGGTTTGCTGACATCCCTTACAGCGCCGGAAACACTTTCGGCGTTGTTTGTCAGTCACTGGCATTATGACCATACGGCGGATATCCCGGTACTGATGTACCGGCTTCAGGCATACGGTCAGGTACTGCCTGTTTACGGACCGGAAGATCCTTCTTCTCCGGTCTTTCAGCTTGTGTCCTCTGTTCCCTGCTTTGCCTTTACAAAAGTATCCGCGGGACAGGTTCTGAATGTGAACGGGACTGAAGTCAGGGTCAACGCTGCCAGGCATCCTGTCCCTTCTGTAGGCTACTGCCTGTCCTGTGACGGGAAAACCTTCGGCTATACCGGAGATACCAATACCCTGTCCTCCCTTGCGGATGACTACCGCGGCTGCAGTCTGCTCCTGGCGGACGGATTATTCCCTTCTGACAGCTGGTCAGATCAGAAACCCCATCTTTCCGCGGAGCTTGCCGCGCGTCTCGCGCAGGAAGCCGGGGCGGATGATCTCATCATCACCCATCTCAATCCCCTGTATCCCCGCCGGATCCTGCTGGAGGAAGCCCGTTCTGTTTTCCCCCGCGCAAAACTGGCTGAAGCCGGCGCTGTCATCAGTCTGTGA
- a CDS encoding ABC transporter substrate-binding protein: MTKKIVALFIAMCLMLGIASAFAEKLTVTAWDANFNGNALQAAADDYKANVDPDFELEINIVSGSSDVENDITNAGSSGDYSLLSDIVLFQDRYIKNFVENYPDAWVSLEGADINWDDITAVKQSYSTIDGVHYGAPVDNGTAIMAYRVDLLEQAGYTIDDMKGITWEKFLEVGKAVYEKTGKALLSMDGSGNDLPYMMLQAEGVSLWKDGKPFIVGNEKLRRVVELLIEMEKEHVLILSNDWTGYTNETIMQDQVAGVLNGNWIIPTMTQVADNAGKWQITTMPTLDGGEGYATNGGSSLYITGNCKNVDLAKKFLAYTFGGSKETYDNALRTGGVVTCCISAGQSDVYGEGVPFFNNQPVYKDITEMGAKIIPVEESPFHYVLRGYLGVAMQQIKDGADIDAALEEAQTATEFYMEGMGY; encoded by the coding sequence ATGACCAAGAAAATCGTTGCCCTTTTTATCGCAATGTGCCTGATGCTTGGCATCGCTTCAGCTTTTGCGGAGAAACTGACTGTTACCGCCTGGGACGCGAATTTCAACGGAAACGCGTTGCAGGCAGCCGCGGACGATTACAAAGCCAATGTGGATCCTGATTTTGAACTGGAGATCAACATTGTGAGCGGCTCCAGCGACGTGGAGAATGATATCACCAACGCCGGCTCCTCCGGTGACTACAGCCTGCTGAGCGATATCGTGCTTTTCCAGGACCGCTACATCAAGAACTTCGTTGAAAACTATCCTGATGCCTGGGTCAGTCTGGAAGGCGCCGATATCAACTGGGATGACATTACCGCTGTCAAGCAGAGCTATTCCACCATTGACGGTGTTCATTACGGCGCACCTGTGGACAACGGCACCGCCATCATGGCATATCGTGTGGACCTGCTGGAACAGGCCGGATACACCATCGACGACATGAAGGGAATCACCTGGGAGAAATTCCTGGAAGTGGGCAAGGCCGTGTACGAAAAGACCGGCAAGGCCCTGCTTTCCATGGACGGCAGCGGCAATGACCTGCCTTACATGATGCTGCAGGCAGAAGGCGTCAGCCTCTGGAAGGACGGCAAGCCCTTCATCGTCGGCAATGAGAAGCTGCGCAGGGTTGTGGAACTGCTGATCGAAATGGAAAAGGAACATGTGCTGATCCTGTCCAACGACTGGACCGGCTATACCAATGAGACCATCATGCAGGACCAGGTGGCCGGCGTGCTGAACGGCAACTGGATCATCCCCACCATGACGCAGGTCGCGGATAATGCCGGAAAGTGGCAGATCACGACCATGCCGACACTGGACGGCGGCGAAGGATATGCCACCAACGGCGGATCCTCCCTGTATATCACCGGCAACTGCAAGAATGTTGACCTGGCAAAGAAGTTCCTGGCCTACACCTTCGGCGGATCCAAGGAAACCTATGACAACGCGCTGCGTACCGGCGGCGTGGTTACCTGCTGCATCAGCGCGGGCCAGTCTGACGTGTACGGCGAAGGCGTACCTTTCTTCAACAACCAGCCTGTCTATAAGGATATTACCGAGATGGGCGCCAAGATCATCCCGGTTGAAGAAAGCCCCTTCCATTACGTGCTGCGCGGATACCTGGGCGTAGCCATGCAGCAGATCAAGGACGGCGCGGATATTGACGCGGCCCTCGAGGAAGCGCAGACCGCCACTGAGTTCTACATGGAAGGTATGGGTTATTAA
- the trmD gene encoding tRNA (guanosine(37)-N1)-methyltransferase TrmD, producing MSEAFRVNILTIFPEMFESFFSASILGRAREQGLIDIRTTDIRPFSNSKHHNTDDYPFGGGAGMVMMAQPILDAMKAVTAEYPSAKRIYLGPRGKKLTTSLARELAQEKELILLCGHYEGVDQRALDACVDEEISIGDYILTGGETAAMVLVDCVARFIPGVLGSSDSPEEESFSDGLLEYPQYTRPRMLEGMEVPEILLNGDHAKIKAWRRRESLKATMKHRPDLLETAPLDEKDLIMLDEIRKEMNEPCSSEN from the coding sequence ATGAGCGAGGCTTTCCGTGTCAATATCCTGACCATCTTCCCGGAAATGTTCGAGAGCTTCTTCTCAGCCAGTATCCTCGGACGTGCCCGGGAGCAGGGACTCATTGATATCCGGACAACGGATATTCGTCCTTTTTCAAACAGCAAGCATCACAACACGGATGACTATCCTTTCGGCGGCGGTGCCGGAATGGTCATGATGGCGCAGCCCATCCTGGATGCCATGAAAGCGGTAACCGCTGAGTATCCTTCCGCAAAAAGGATCTACCTGGGTCCCCGCGGGAAAAAGCTGACCACTTCCCTGGCCCGCGAACTGGCACAGGAAAAGGAACTGATCCTTCTCTGCGGCCACTATGAGGGCGTGGACCAGCGGGCGCTGGATGCCTGCGTGGATGAGGAGATCTCCATCGGTGATTATATCCTGACCGGCGGGGAAACGGCCGCCATGGTCCTGGTGGACTGCGTGGCCCGTTTTATTCCCGGTGTCCTGGGCAGTTCCGACAGCCCGGAAGAGGAATCCTTCTCCGACGGTCTTCTGGAATATCCCCAGTATACCCGTCCCCGGATGCTGGAAGGGATGGAAGTCCCGGAGATACTTCTGAACGGCGATCACGCGAAAATAAAAGCCTGGCGGCGCCGGGAAAGCCTGAAAGCCACCATGAAGCATCGTCCGGACCTGCTTGAAACCGCCCCGCTGGATGAGAAAGACCTGATCATGCTTGATGAAATCCGGAAGGAGATGAACGAACCGTGTTCCTCAGAAAACTGA
- a CDS encoding KH domain-containing protein, with the protein MQELLTFVAQSLVEHPDQVTVTETEGPEAVILELHVAEDDMGKVIGKQGRIAKAIRAVVKAATLKNSKPVFVEIQ; encoded by the coding sequence ATGCAAGAACTTCTAACCTTTGTGGCACAGTCTCTGGTGGAGCATCCCGATCAGGTCACCGTTACCGAAACCGAAGGACCTGAAGCAGTGATTCTGGAGCTCCATGTGGCTGAAGATGATATGGGCAAGGTTATCGGCAAGCAGGGCCGCATCGCCAAAGCGATCCGCGCAGTGGTGAAGGCCGCCACGCTTAAGAACAGCAAGCCTGTTTTTGTTGAAATTCAATAA
- a CDS encoding carbohydrate ABC transporter permease gives MKKKKGFGLLAKQKAAGWGFLAPASILIFVMSFYPMVRAFITSLQTGPAAKLKWAEPLFKNYTRMVNDKVFLTSMGNTFLYLLIQVPIMLVLAILLAQLLNNKDLKFRGLFRTLIFLPCATALVSYSLIFKTLFATEGLVNSFLKGIGIISENINWLGQSGTAKAVIIIALLWRWTGYNMVFFLAGLQNIEYSVYEAANIDGASGWKTFWHITVPLLRPVIVMTGIMSINGTLQLFDESVNLTNGGPANSTITMSHYIYNNALGQGVANFGYASALSFIVFILVAILAFINLKVGDTRD, from the coding sequence ATGAAAAAGAAAAAAGGCTTCGGCCTTCTGGCAAAGCAGAAAGCGGCCGGATGGGGATTCCTTGCCCCGGCCAGCATCCTGATCTTTGTCATGAGCTTCTATCCCATGGTGAGGGCGTTCATCACTTCCCTGCAGACCGGTCCGGCCGCCAAACTGAAATGGGCGGAGCCGCTGTTCAAAAACTATACCCGGATGGTGAACGACAAGGTGTTCCTGACCTCTATGGGAAACACCTTCCTGTACCTGCTGATCCAGGTACCGATCATGCTGGTGCTGGCAATCCTGCTGGCACAGCTGCTGAACAACAAAGACCTGAAATTCCGCGGCCTTTTCCGGACGCTGATTTTCCTGCCCTGCGCAACGGCGCTGGTTTCCTACTCCCTGATCTTCAAAACCCTGTTTGCCACGGAAGGACTGGTCAATTCCTTCCTGAAGGGAATCGGCATCATCAGTGAGAACATCAACTGGCTGGGGCAGTCCGGAACCGCAAAGGCTGTTATCATTATCGCGCTGCTCTGGCGGTGGACCGGCTATAATATGGTTTTCTTCCTGGCCGGCCTGCAGAACATAGAGTATTCAGTGTATGAGGCGGCGAACATTGACGGCGCGAGCGGCTGGAAAACCTTCTGGCATATCACGGTACCGCTGCTTCGGCCTGTGATCGTCATGACGGGCATCATGTCCATCAACGGTACACTCCAGCTGTTTGATGAGTCTGTAAACCTGACCAACGGCGGACCGGCAAACTCGACGATCACGATGTCCCATTATATCTACAACAACGCGCTGGGGCAGGGGGTTGCCAACTTCGGATACGCGTCGGCCCTGTCCTTCATCGTGTTCATCCTGGTAGCCATTCTGGCGTTTATCAACCTGAAGGTAGGTGATACACGTGATTAA
- the rpsP gene encoding 30S ribosomal protein S16 yields MSVKIRLKRMGMKKKPFYRVVVADIRSPRDGRFIEEIGYYDPMTKPAEIKVDNERAKYWLGVGAQPTDTVRILLKKSGAIEEK; encoded by the coding sequence ATGTCCGTCAAAATTCGTCTGAAGAGAATGGGAATGAAGAAAAAGCCTTTCTATCGCGTGGTTGTTGCTGATATCCGCAGCCCCCGTGACGGCCGCTTCATCGAAGAGATCGGTTACTATGATCCCATGACCAAGCCCGCTGAAATCAAGGTTGACAACGAGCGTGCGAAGTACTGGCTCGGCGTTGGCGCTCAGCCCACCGATACCGTCCGCATTCTGCTGAAGAAGTCCGGCGCGATCGAGGAAAAGTAA
- a CDS encoding ComEC/Rec2 family competence protein yields MNKLQRGWLLPPAAIALVAGVFIGRGTDGLVLPVLACILALSAVLLLKEWQRFSACIAFSLALGVCAGCIAFHPGLPPEADYTVRGIISDEITYGSFGQHRVYLSDVTLDDRPLSGGLYWTFYADEQQTSLVPGKEVHFRASLYHPRGADNPDGYDFREALLQRGITVCVYGCDNLSVQDPDSFSFAGSVAALRHRLSCAFISHLGVETGGYASAMLLGMRSLIPSEDRQAFSRLGIAHILSVSGFHVGILIGAMALLFRLLRLRQGLRLCLYAAVLGFYAALCGMNQPVIRASLLLLLNQEGRILNRPRSGLHLLSAALFIMTLFSPVQVTSVSFQLTFGAMFGLVWFSPIAARCRSLRSRFLRYILESLVLTFGIQLGMLLPELASFQRLPLLVFLINLPAMLISGILITLFWLTLLFLPVPFLSGLLSGPVSAVTGLLLSGIRRLGSLPGLTVWIHTPNVLTGAALVLLFLGFCWFIRLHRGVRAVLLSLGAAALVVSLLPVSHNVTEYIQLSAGNADAAVLWDNDKVYVMDTGEDNSILSGFLRSRRLTPDAVILTHLHTDHAGGLHSLIQDEIPIRLILLPAGALEQDIHPDMAALLQELQMKGTEIRELSRGDVLQLPSGTLTVLWPEKGKTRPGQDANNYSLVSRLTLNGTVLLQTGDLSGIYEIYCAAPTDILKAAHHGSASSTGPAFLSSVSPDAILLTCRSVSRLDDFRSRTGGIPVYGSAECGAVTVHFEQDSYTVTPYLVP; encoded by the coding sequence GTGAATAAGCTGCAGCGGGGCTGGCTGCTCCCGCCCGCGGCAATAGCCCTTGTCGCGGGTGTATTCATCGGCAGAGGAACAGACGGCCTGGTTCTTCCTGTACTTGCCTGTATCCTGGCGCTTTCCGCCGTCCTCCTGCTGAAGGAATGGCAGCGTTTTTCCGCCTGTATTGCCTTTTCCCTTGCCCTGGGCGTCTGTGCCGGCTGTATCGCGTTTCATCCCGGCCTGCCGCCGGAAGCAGACTATACCGTCCGCGGGATTATATCGGACGAAATCACTTACGGATCTTTCGGCCAGCACAGGGTATACCTGTCTGACGTCACCCTGGATGACCGGCCTCTATCCGGCGGGCTTTACTGGACTTTTTATGCTGATGAACAGCAGACCTCGCTGGTTCCGGGCAAAGAAGTCCATTTCCGTGCTTCTCTGTATCATCCCCGGGGGGCGGATAATCCGGACGGATATGATTTCCGGGAAGCCCTGCTCCAGCGAGGCATCACGGTGTGCGTATACGGCTGCGATAACCTGTCCGTTCAGGATCCGGATTCCTTTTCTTTTGCGGGTTCTGTCGCTGCGCTTCGCCACCGGCTTTCATGCGCCTTCATCAGTCATCTCGGTGTGGAGACAGGCGGTTATGCGTCCGCGATGCTGCTGGGAATGCGTTCCCTGATCCCCTCAGAAGACCGTCAGGCTTTTTCCCGGCTTGGCATTGCCCACATTCTTTCTGTAAGCGGCTTTCATGTGGGCATCCTGATCGGCGCGATGGCATTGCTGTTCCGCCTGCTGAGACTGCGGCAGGGACTTCGGCTGTGCCTTTATGCGGCAGTGCTTGGCTTTTACGCGGCGCTATGCGGTATGAACCAGCCTGTGATCCGTGCCTCCCTGCTTCTCCTTCTGAATCAGGAAGGCCGTATTCTGAACCGGCCCCGTTCAGGACTGCATCTGCTCAGTGCGGCGCTTTTCATTATGACGCTTTTCTCACCGGTCCAGGTTACTTCGGTTTCCTTCCAGCTGACCTTCGGCGCCATGTTCGGCCTTGTCTGGTTTTCACCGATCGCCGCCCGCTGCAGGTCCCTTCGAAGCCGTTTCCTGCGTTATATCCTGGAATCGCTGGTCCTGACCTTTGGCATACAGCTTGGTATGCTGCTTCCGGAGCTTGCTTCTTTCCAGCGGCTTCCGCTCCTGGTCTTCCTGATCAACCTGCCGGCTATGCTGATCTCGGGAATACTGATTACCCTTTTCTGGCTGACGCTTCTTTTCCTCCCGGTACCGTTTCTTTCCGGCCTGCTTTCCGGTCCGGTATCCGCCGTCACCGGCCTGCTTCTTTCCGGAATACGCCGTCTCGGCTCCCTTCCGGGGCTTACAGTATGGATTCATACTCCGAATGTCCTGACAGGAGCCGCTCTTGTGCTTCTCTTTCTCGGCTTCTGCTGGTTTATCCGATTGCACCGCGGGGTACGCGCCGTACTGCTGTCCCTCGGTGCGGCTGCGCTGGTTGTCTCCCTGCTTCCTGTTTCCCATAACGTAACGGAATATATACAGCTCAGCGCCGGAAACGCTGACGCGGCGGTGCTTTGGGACAACGATAAAGTTTATGTCATGGACACCGGGGAGGATAACAGTATTCTCAGCGGCTTCCTGCGCTCCCGGCGTCTGACCCCGGATGCTGTTATCCTGACACACCTGCACACAGATCATGCGGGTGGCCTTCATTCCCTGATTCAGGATGAGATTCCCATCCGGCTTATCCTTCTTCCTGCCGGAGCTCTGGAACAGGATATTCATCCTGATATGGCTGCGCTGCTTCAGGAGCTGCAGATGAAGGGCACGGAGATACGGGAACTTTCCCGCGGGGATGTTCTTCAGCTGCCTTCCGGCACACTGACTGTGCTCTGGCCTGAAAAAGGAAAAACACGTCCCGGCCAGGATGCCAACAACTATTCCCTGGTATCCCGCCTGACGCTGAACGGAACAGTACTTCTGCAGACAGGGGATCTTTCCGGTATTTATGAAATCTATTGTGCCGCTCCGACCGATATCCTGAAAGCAGCCCACCACGGTTCCGCTTCCTCCACAGGGCCTGCTTTTCTTTCCTCAGTATCGCCGGATGCCATACTGCTCACCTGCAGGTCAGTTTCCCGACTGGATGATTTCCGTTCCCGTACCGGCGGTATTCCGGTTTATGGCTCAGCCGAATGCGGTGCTGTCACCGTTCATTTTGAGCAAGATTCATATACGGTTACCCCGTATCTTGTACCCTGA
- a CDS encoding barstar family protein, whose product MQTIMIDGSRYDSPRELHLALKQMLSLPSYYGMNADALNDCLSERTQPVNLWVFDPGSGDVASAVSVICEVFRDNGGNVKEL is encoded by the coding sequence ATGCAGACGATAATGATCGACGGTTCCCGGTACGACAGTCCCCGGGAGCTTCATCTTGCCCTGAAGCAGATGCTGTCCCTTCCTTCTTATTACGGAATGAACGCGGATGCCCTGAATGACTGCCTGTCCGAACGGACACAGCCGGTCAACCTCTGGGTCTTTGATCCCGGTTCCGGTGATGTCGCTTCAGCCGTTTCGGTGATCTGTGAGGTCTTCCGGGATAACGGCGGAAACGTAAAGGAGCTGTGA
- the rimM gene encoding ribosome maturation factor RimM (Essential for efficient processing of 16S rRNA), whose protein sequence is MNDYLMIATVLKPQGVRGECKLRSYAADIDLFHTWKTLYIKKDETYTPVAVQTERIRDGFVYARLEGSDSADAAERFRGQDLYVDRAHATPVEEDANLIADLIGCEARDENGSVIGTLTDVLQYGTVDTWVFRAGRESLMAPALKSVFPEVDTEKKTILVIRDRLEEVAVRS, encoded by the coding sequence ATGAATGACTATCTCATGATCGCCACCGTGCTCAAGCCCCAGGGAGTCCGCGGGGAATGCAAGCTCCGTTCCTATGCCGCGGACATCGATCTTTTTCACACCTGGAAAACCCTGTACATCAAAAAAGATGAGACATATACGCCCGTAGCGGTCCAAACTGAGCGGATCCGTGACGGCTTTGTGTACGCCCGTCTGGAAGGCAGCGACAGCGCTGACGCCGCGGAGCGGTTCCGCGGTCAGGACCTGTATGTGGACAGGGCTCATGCCACCCCTGTGGAGGAAGATGCCAACCTGATTGCCGACCTGATCGGATGCGAGGCCCGGGATGAGAACGGCAGTGTTATCGGCACCTTAACGGATGTACTCCAGTATGGCACGGTTGATACCTGGGTTTTCCGGGCCGGTAGAGAATCCCTGATGGCCCCTGCTTTGAAATCTGTTTTCCCGGAAGTGGATACGGAAAAGAAAACGATCCTTGTGATCCGGGACAGGCTTGAGGAGGTGGCAGTCCGGTCATGA
- a CDS encoding sigma factor-like helix-turn-helix DNA-binding protein — translation MEREDLSKKVDLAFLSAFYGGLLTEKQRRVLSLHCEEDLSLGEIADDVGISRQAVHETLTRAASRLEELESVLGVAERFRKIDYGLESALDAMKRKDYARAEYLIKEILSIETAEPSDR, via the coding sequence ATGGAACGGGAAGATCTCAGCAAAAAGGTGGATCTGGCGTTCCTTTCCGCCTTTTACGGCGGCCTGCTGACAGAGAAGCAGCGTCGTGTCCTCTCCCTCCACTGTGAGGAGGATCTCTCCCTGGGTGAGATTGCCGACGATGTCGGTATTTCCCGCCAGGCAGTGCATGAAACCCTTACCCGTGCGGCTTCCAGGCTTGAAGAACTGGAATCTGTCCTTGGTGTGGCGGAGCGTTTCCGTAAAATAGACTACGGTCTGGAAAGTGCTCTGGACGCCATGAAACGGAAAGATTACGCCCGTGCGGAATACCTGATTAAAGAAATTCTGTCGATCGAAACGGCTGAGCCGTCCGATCGCTGA